The DNA region GTAGACCGAAATTCCCTTCCAAAGGTCAACAAAACCTAGTTCCCCACATCCAAGTGCGATCACCTTTTCTATACTTGTGAGCTGGTGGCTTCCAAGCAACACCATGTTTCTGGTCCGTGTGCCCCTCTCGGAGCGGAAGACATGGAGCTCATACTGCCCGGTGACTAGGGTAAAACCAAGAGCGGCCAGGACGAAGTCGTCGCCTTTACAGCCGTGGGGCAGGAAGCCGATGGAGGCTAGGAACGGCACATTCGAGAGATAACTCCCAATGTCTCGGGGATGTTCAAGCGACAGCCGCCGCCGATGCCCAGCTCTATAGAAGAAGTACTCCGTCTCGGGGCCGCAGGCGAAGGGGACGCGGATGAGGGCGAGGTCCCCCACCGAGAAGAGGATGAAAGGCATCCCGACGAAGTCGAACTCCTCCGTCAAGCCGGGGCAGTGGACGCAGAAGTGGGAGAggagcggcgggggggggggggggggcggcgaaGAAGGAGACCCTGACGGAGTCCCCGGAGCTCGTCCGGGCTACGGCTGTGGTCGCGTTCTCGCGATCTTCGTCATCGATGTACGCCTCGTGGTCGGGGAGGATCCAGGCGGGTAAGAGGGAGTTGGGGGCATTAGAATTGGAGGG from Panicum hallii strain FIL2 chromosome 9, PHallii_v3.1, whole genome shotgun sequence includes:
- the LOC112873320 gene encoding uncharacterized protein LOC112873320; the protein is MTLSSPAPTLPPSNSNAPNSLLPAWILPDHEAYIDDEDRENATTAVARTSSGDSVRHFCVHCPGLTEEFDFVGMPFILFSVGDLALIRVPFACGPETEYFFYRAGHRRRLSLEHPRDIGSYLSNVPFLASIGFLPHGCKGDDFVLAALGFTLVTGQYELHVFRSERGTRTRNMVLLGSHQLTSIEKVIALGCGELGFVDLWKGISVYDPFHPVSQVASQQPVS